The genomic DNA AATAACTATCcgaaattttgtaataatatttttagtttcttcattCACCGGCGTAAAATTTCTCATATTCAAGTTCTTCTTCAGGATAAATGTTTTGACTCCAAACCCGACCTATGGGTCATTCGTTCCATGTCCGGGAGCAATCATTGTTATAGAATACACCATATAACAATGtatgatattaataaaatttaatataagtcTTTCCTGTATGTGGCTGATTTATTGCGTTAAATGAATTAAACTGTTGATATCTATTGTTGTATTTGTACTATTTACCTAgttataccacagaaaaatgttttcaaaaattagaCGTTTTAATGTTATCattggaaaatatcaaaataacttgAATACAAAGGAATACATAGAAGTATAAACTTTTTGTTGGGACATAATAACGTTTTAGGTAATTGCGTTTTAAATGAAAGATAATAAACTAAATGCGGTACACGAAGGCTTAAAATACGCTTTCTATCAAATggaatatacatatacatttgtgTTTATTTGTTAAACCATTTTATTTAAGTTACAACGCTGGGTAGGTAACAGATTTGATGTTTTATGCGGCcgcaggccggtattgatttcatctttacttcctaTCTGGGGTGAAGgccatttaacagctgattaaaaaaACTGTGGATAAAAATGCCACAGGTTTCCGATTCGAATAGATAATATTTTGTGTAGGTGCTCTGAgttgtattgttagacagtatataatccgttgcaaggctcctatggaaatagcttgtaaaacgtcaAAAACCCgactctgccactctgatacgaagtgatctcccgtaaactatttacagtcaactcgtcacCTAGTCAAGTCGttcccattttggtcatttcgtatcccttgaagATTTCAAAAATGGTAATTTCGCACCCCCCCCCATATTTCGacccctcctttttagtctttttttgtcaaagtttcctagattatgattaatataattatgatataaaatatgtGTTCTATCAAATATGGTCTAcataaaaaacttgaaaatttactttaaaaactacattttgttttgctttataaatacccgatcatatgtaaaagtgcagagtgcatgcacatttcgtagcttaaagtgtgcattgactaatgcggttgtgtgtcttttttttaaagatacttcttgtttggTATAAAGACGATCGCTTACTTATTAGGAAAAAAGGACATGTTATTTCGTTATGGATTGAAATTTGTTTGTGCATTTTAGTAATGTTTATTGTCTGACGAAGTTTTCGAAAACATATCATTTATGAAGAGATTGCATgtgatttttatatgttttaaagataatttttgtggtaagaattatgaaaataaagaaaatgatgcAACAACAattaataaattcatataaaaaatatgGGCGAATAAAAAAGCTTAGTTCTCTTCCCGAGTTatcttaatgtaaaataaaaagtatcgtagtattattttaaaaaaaatattttgtttttttttttacaataaaatatttttgtgctCCAAGTAATGTGAACTATATCCTCGAAGTTATTAAAAGCCTGAATAAAATCTATATATTGCTTGGAGTAACACGAAGAAATTACGTCAAGTGCCACGGTGTTAAAAGAAATTAATACAGGTGTGTATTCCACTAATTGATTTTATCTCGAGTCGCTCCATGTCCttggagtcagatagcgaaattcctttacggaaaatggctgactcgaagaaacttcgagtagGAGCCTTAGTACTCGTTGTAGTCCTCCTCCGAGGATCAAGTAGAATTTTCCGCTTGTCAATTAGCTGAGCTGTATCTCAACAGTTTAAGAGTCCGTGATGAGAGAAATTGCTTTTTTTCAGAAAGTACTATTAAAGAGGACTTTATGGCAGAGAGGACTCTTACGATTGATGCCGGTCCAGCCAATACAAAACTTCAGTTGGTAATGTAAGGTGGACATAATGATAATCTCTTAAAGCTACTTAGCGTTAAGGTGAGCAAAATGTTTAAAGGTCATCACGGTTTGTTCAATTAGGAggttaaataaaatagaaaaagtggaaactccacaggtcgctcaacacgacaaaaacgaaaatgttgcagacaaaCAAGGACAAGGTACTATGGCATTTAAAGCatgataattataggttattaggtTTGTCtggagaaatatgcacgagttctgaagcggagtaatattgcgcgactttaggagcgcaatattaccTCCGCgtaagaacgagtgcatatttctccaTACAAACCTAATAACCTATTTATTACATAATcgtttacgaaaaaaaaaataaaaataaaaacaaacagcgtcacttaaaatgatatttattgtcCTAAACACAACATTTActaatgttctaaaaatagatatGGGTTTTCCTCTAAAATTAGAGATAAGGTTATTGACCTCAGCGTGTAATTAGCACAAGTAACATAGGGCATATATGCCAAACAGAAAGAACAGGGTTTTAGAGCGTCGTGAACACGTTTACTTTATCTGAATGTTCAGATTTAGTGTTTGGATTATAGCGCCTTTAAATAAGCTTGACTGTAAGTCCTGTGCAGTTGAAATAGCATGCTCAGCTGCTGAGATTTGAGCTTGAGCAGTCTGCGTAGCTGGAGGAACTTTCATTTCAAGAGAAGTCGAACTGACAGGATTCCCACCGCCGATTTTTTTATCATGTGCAGGAAAAGATCCACCCTGGTTGAGAATCGTGGAGATGCTCGTTTGTTCCTCAAATGACAGTGCAGTATCGTAAGCTGAA from Mercenaria mercenaria strain notata chromosome 11, MADL_Memer_1, whole genome shotgun sequence includes the following:
- the LOC128546900 gene encoding uncharacterized protein LOC128546900 — protein: MGANTLGKLVKHAAEYCGINNKRLTNHSVTQICVSTLSKSGIPPNKIMQVTGHKNISSIAAYDTALSFEEQTSISTILNQGGSFPAHDKKIGGGNPVSSTSLEMKVPPATQTAQAQISAAEHAISTAQDLQSSLFKGAIIQTLNLNIQIK